The following coding sequences lie in one Flavobacterium sp. 20NA77.7 genomic window:
- a CDS encoding 50S ribosomal protein L25/general stress protein Ctc, which yields MKSITIKGSERESVGKVSTKALRNAGMVPCVLYGGQNPVHFSADEKAFSKLVYTPEAHTVVIELEGGKKMEGILQDIQFHPVSDKILHVDFYQLDAAKEITMEVPVKITGTSPGVLLGGVLRLNQRKLKVRALPANLPDFVEANISELEMGNKLYVTKLEAKNFKILHPDNTVVCQVRISRAAMKAAQEAAKAEKGAKKKK from the coding sequence ATGAAATCAATTACGATCAAAGGATCAGAAAGAGAAAGCGTAGGTAAAGTTTCGACAAAAGCCTTACGTAATGCTGGAATGGTTCCTTGCGTATTATACGGAGGACAAAACCCAGTTCATTTTAGTGCTGATGAAAAAGCATTTTCAAAATTAGTTTATACTCCAGAAGCGCACACTGTAGTAATTGAATTAGAAGGGGGTAAAAAAATGGAAGGTATTTTACAAGACATTCAATTTCACCCAGTTTCAGACAAAATTTTACACGTAGATTTCTACCAATTAGACGCGGCTAAAGAAATCACTATGGAGGTGCCTGTTAAAATCACAGGAACTTCACCAGGTGTACTTTTAGGAGGTGTTTTACGTTTAAACCAACGTAAATTAAAAGTAAGAGCGTTACCAGCAAACTTACCTGATTTTGTTGAAGCAAACATTTCTGAATTAGAAATGGGTAACAAATTATATGTTACTAAATTAGAAGCAAAAAACTTCAAAATCCTTCACCCAGACAATACTGTGGTTTGTCAAGTAAGAATTTCTCGTGCGGCAATGAAAGCTGCTCAAGAAGCTGCAAAAGCAGAAAAAGGAGCAAAAAAGAAAAAATAA
- a CDS encoding tetratricopeptide repeat protein, whose product MHRLYYIFGLFFTLFVSAQNEQLALNYFEKGEYDKAAALFEEIAIKQPSNSFYIQKLASCYQQQQNYTKAEELLFSKYKKFPAPSYLIEIGYNYQLQKNQSKATNYYEKALATIQENANNTYSVAQTFEQKNLLEWAYRTYELGQKTNSNLNFDYQMALLQGQMGNLDTMVNKLLDFAYSNPNSTINVQNQLNFFLQEDTEGTFLVALKKELLLRTQKNQAVYWNQFLSWLYIQQKEYNKAFIQEKAIYKRNPESFEDIIQLAQLCINDNDLETASIIFSFIIENTSDEETLILAQYYILKNKINVAKPENYSELKTEIDVQIARYKNSPFALDLQLLAAHFYAFHLNQVAISKEILNTLLQTPINTRQKAKVKMETADVYVYDEKFNQAIIYYAQIENDLPNDELAHEATMKMAKTSFYKKDFDWAMKQAKELKQASTLLIANDAVELFLLISDHSAEDSLRVALQDFSHADFLEYQNKPKEALVAFLQVLKKHKGTSIEPATSYKIARNYEKIAEYEQALSYYKQVLELHKDCIYIDEALFFSAEIFRKYKSDNKKAKDYYEKIVLEHPDSIYFTEARVQYRLLRGDKPEGS is encoded by the coding sequence ATGCATAGACTGTATTACATATTCGGATTGTTTTTTACCCTTTTTGTTTCGGCACAGAACGAACAATTAGCGCTTAATTATTTCGAAAAAGGCGAATATGACAAAGCCGCTGCATTATTTGAAGAAATTGCGATTAAACAACCTAGTAATTCTTTTTATATCCAAAAATTAGCTAGTTGTTACCAACAGCAACAAAATTATACTAAAGCGGAAGAATTACTTTTTTCAAAATACAAAAAATTCCCAGCACCTAGCTATTTAATTGAAATAGGGTACAATTACCAGTTGCAAAAAAATCAATCAAAAGCAACCAACTATTACGAAAAAGCACTTGCAACAATTCAAGAAAACGCAAATAACACCTATAGCGTGGCGCAAACTTTTGAACAAAAAAATTTATTGGAATGGGCTTATCGAACGTATGAATTAGGTCAAAAAACCAACTCAAATTTAAATTTTGACTACCAAATGGCTTTATTGCAGGGTCAAATGGGTAATTTAGACACCATGGTTAATAAACTCTTAGACTTTGCCTATTCTAATCCAAACAGCACTATTAATGTTCAAAATCAGCTTAACTTTTTTTTGCAAGAAGACACAGAAGGTACTTTTTTAGTGGCATTGAAAAAAGAATTATTGCTTCGCACACAAAAAAATCAAGCTGTTTATTGGAATCAGTTTTTAAGTTGGCTTTACATTCAACAAAAAGAGTACAACAAAGCTTTTATACAAGAAAAGGCTATTTATAAACGAAATCCAGAATCTTTTGAAGACATTATTCAGTTAGCACAACTTTGTATTAATGACAATGATTTAGAAACAGCCAGTATTATTTTTTCGTTTATTATTGAAAACACTTCTGACGAAGAAACGCTTATTTTGGCGCAGTATTACATATTGAAAAATAAAATTAATGTTGCAAAGCCTGAGAATTATTCAGAACTAAAAACAGAAATAGATGTGCAAATTGCGCGTTATAAAAATTCGCCTTTTGCTTTAGATTTACAACTCTTAGCGGCTCATTTTTACGCGTTTCATTTAAATCAAGTGGCTATTTCCAAAGAAATTTTAAACACTTTGCTTCAAACACCAATAAACACAAGGCAAAAAGCAAAAGTTAAAATGGAAACAGCAGATGTTTATGTTTATGATGAAAAATTTAATCAGGCCATTATTTATTATGCCCAAATAGAAAATGATTTACCAAATGATGAACTAGCTCACGAAGCTACTATGAAAATGGCTAAAACAAGCTTTTATAAAAAAGATTTTGATTGGGCAATGAAACAAGCCAAAGAATTAAAACAAGCGTCTACCTTACTTATTGCAAATGATGCAGTAGAATTATTTTTGCTAATTAGCGATCATTCTGCAGAAGATTCTTTGCGGGTTGCGCTTCAAGATTTTTCACATGCCGATTTTTTAGAATATCAAAATAAACCTAAAGAAGCATTAGTTGCTTTTTTACAGGTTTTAAAAAAACATAAAGGAACAAGCATTGAACCCGCAACGAGTTATAAAATAGCTCGTAATTATGAAAAAATAGCAGAATATGAACAAGCCTTGAGCTATTACAAGCAAGTATTAGAACTCCATAAAGATTGTATTTACATAGATGAAGCCTTATTTTTTAGTGCTGAAATTTTTAGAAAATATAAAAGTGACAATAAAAAAGCAAAAGACTATTATGAAAAAATTGTATTGGAGCACCCTGATAGTATTTATTTCACAGAAGCTCGTGTGCAATACCGACTTTTGAGAGGAGATAAACCCGAAGGGAGTTAA
- a CDS encoding recombinase family protein: MKTKNLQLKDFFGATVWSYTRVSTKEQFMNNGSIETQVKRIKNFAKENALHIAEEFDAEYESSKKINTQSTLKELINKLKKTHFSKRPKIILIWSPSRFGRAGAEHIQLFVSLRKEFNVYLYSVSSGHNTFNERAENEFSTQLLYAQKENFNRQDTIIPGLINALNNGKLFGRTPKGYDHYGPRVKKPEFVQAKQEIKVNKEGLIYKEAFRRKIYESYTDKQIIDWLASKGIRMPYQSLANMWRNEFYAGRVCNSLLDDTYIKGDWEPLISKAEFQKLQNIINGTTKIGIQKLSGKIETPLVPKYLICGDCDNTMTAYKNKKKNLFYYKCNCCNKTANAETKSSSIHDGVNPAFLKIIDNLKLDNTLKELFVEQLKSILEHEKDHSIDKKRILTSEINDLRDKMDLMEYRFAINEISKDIFERQNQKLKEQYNQKLVEIENLPTKKSNHDKAIKYFTKIAVNPSKFYESLEYNQKRVFQKLLFPEGLRYSVKNREYLTSKTGALFYLTNSFSINYKSKKKGTYQEKFDKSHAVPWVGIEPTLRRTRV; this comes from the coding sequence ATGAAAACTAAAAACCTTCAATTAAAAGATTTTTTTGGAGCTACTGTATGGTCTTATACCAGAGTTTCAACTAAAGAACAATTCATGAATAACGGGAGTATAGAAACTCAAGTCAAAAGAATAAAAAACTTTGCTAAAGAAAATGCGCTTCATATTGCAGAAGAATTTGATGCAGAATATGAAAGTTCAAAAAAAATCAATACCCAAAGTACGCTTAAGGAACTCATAAACAAATTGAAAAAAACGCATTTTTCAAAAAGACCCAAGATAATATTAATTTGGTCTCCCAGTCGATTTGGAAGAGCAGGAGCAGAACACATTCAATTATTTGTCAGTTTAAGAAAGGAGTTTAATGTTTACTTATACTCGGTTAGTTCAGGTCATAATACTTTTAATGAACGTGCAGAAAACGAATTTTCTACACAACTACTCTATGCACAAAAAGAAAATTTCAACCGACAAGATACTATTATTCCTGGATTGATAAATGCATTAAACAATGGTAAATTATTTGGTAGAACACCCAAAGGATATGACCATTATGGCCCAAGAGTAAAAAAGCCAGAATTTGTTCAAGCTAAACAAGAAATTAAGGTAAATAAGGAAGGACTTATCTATAAAGAAGCTTTTAGAAGAAAAATATATGAATCCTACACTGATAAACAAATTATTGATTGGTTAGCATCAAAAGGAATAAGAATGCCGTATCAATCATTAGCCAACATGTGGAGAAATGAATTTTATGCAGGGCGGGTATGCAATTCCCTGTTAGACGACACCTATATCAAAGGAGATTGGGAACCATTGATTTCAAAAGCTGAATTTCAAAAGCTACAAAATATTATTAATGGCACAACAAAAATTGGAATTCAAAAGTTAAGTGGAAAAATAGAAACGCCACTAGTTCCAAAATATTTAATATGCGGTGATTGTGATAATACAATGACCGCCTATAAAAATAAGAAGAAAAATTTATTTTATTATAAATGCAATTGTTGTAACAAAACAGCAAATGCAGAAACAAAGTCAAGCTCCATTCACGACGGTGTTAATCCAGCATTTTTAAAAATAATTGACAATCTAAAATTAGACAATACACTGAAAGAATTATTCGTTGAACAGTTAAAATCGATATTGGAACACGAAAAAGACCACTCAATAGATAAGAAAAGAATATTGACTTCAGAGATAAATGATTTGAGAGATAAAATGGATTTAATGGAATATCGATTTGCAATAAACGAAATATCAAAAGATATTTTTGAAAGACAAAATCAAAAATTAAAAGAGCAATACAATCAAAAATTAGTAGAAATTGAAAATTTACCAACAAAAAAATCTAACCACGATAAAGCTATAAAATATTTTACAAAAATCGCTGTCAACCCCAGTAAATTCTATGAAAGTTTAGAATATAATCAAAAAAGAGTGTTTCAAAAATTGCTGTTTCCAGAAGGGTTACGTTATTCGGTAAAAAACAGAGAATATCTAACTTCAAAAACAGGAGCATTATTTTATTTAACTAACTCTTTTTCAATAAATTACAAATCAAAAAAGAAAGGGACTTACCAAGAAAAATTTGATAAGTCCCATGCAGTACCTTGGGTGGGAATCGAACCCACACTCCGAAGAACACGAGTTTGA
- a CDS encoding ribose-phosphate pyrophosphokinase, whose protein sequence is MSYNEPEAKIFACSQSVYLAEKIAKEYGVPLGKVTFSKYSDGEFQPSFEESIRGLRVFLVCSTFPSSDNLMELLLMIDAAKRASARHITAVIPYFGWARQDRKDKPRVPIGAKLVAKLLEAAGATRIMTMDLHADQIQGFFEKPVDHLFASTIFLPYVKSLALENLTIASPDMGGSKRAYAYSKFLQSDVVICYKQRKQANVIDTMELIGEVRGRHVILVDDMIDTGGTLAKAADVMIEKGALSVRAICTHAILSGTAYEKIENSKLEELIVTDSIPLKKESTKIKVVSCAPLFAEVMHMVQNNNSISGKFLM, encoded by the coding sequence ATGTCATACAACGAGCCAGAAGCAAAAATATTTGCATGTTCTCAAAGTGTGTACTTAGCGGAAAAAATTGCCAAAGAATATGGTGTTCCGCTAGGTAAAGTAACGTTCTCAAAATATAGTGACGGAGAGTTTCAGCCTTCTTTTGAAGAGTCGATTAGAGGTCTACGCGTATTTTTAGTTTGTTCCACTTTTCCAAGTTCAGATAACTTGATGGAATTATTACTAATGATTGATGCAGCAAAACGTGCTTCTGCACGCCACATTACTGCCGTAATTCCTTATTTTGGCTGGGCAAGACAAGATAGAAAAGACAAGCCAAGAGTGCCAATAGGTGCAAAGTTAGTGGCTAAATTGCTAGAAGCTGCAGGGGCAACAAGAATAATGACTATGGATTTACATGCCGATCAAATTCAAGGGTTTTTTGAAAAGCCAGTAGATCATTTGTTTGCCTCAACCATCTTTTTGCCGTATGTAAAAAGTTTGGCATTAGAGAATTTAACCATTGCATCGCCAGACATGGGCGGTTCAAAAAGAGCGTATGCGTATTCTAAATTTCTACAATCTGATGTGGTAATTTGTTACAAACAACGCAAACAAGCTAATGTAATTGACACAATGGAGTTGATAGGTGAGGTAAGAGGAAGACATGTAATACTTGTTGATGACATGATTGACACAGGAGGCACATTAGCTAAAGCAGCTGATGTTATGATTGAAAAAGGAGCATTGAGTGTAAGGGCTATTTGTACGCACGCGATTTTATCGGGTACAGCATATGAGAAAATTGAAAACTCAAAGTTAGAAGAATTGATAGTAACAGATTCTATTCCATTAAAGAAAGAATCAACAAAAATAAAAGTAGTGAGCTGTGCACCATTATTTGCAGAAGTAATGCACATGGTTCAAAACAATAATTCCATTAGTGGAAAGTTTTTAATGTAA
- the serS gene encoding serine--tRNA ligase: MLQVHFIRENKEEVVSRLAKKNFDAVTIVNLVVELDEKRRATQVELDNLLAESNKISKDIGELMKNGEKAKAEILKEKTSQIKEKTKELNDVLNETSGLLQEELYKLPNLPADIVPAGKTAEDNLNVFQKGTIPVLHEGALPHWELAKKYDIIDFELGVKITGAGFPVYKGKGAKLQRALITYFLDKNTEAGYQEYQVPHVVNEASGFGTGQLPDKEGQMYHIGVDDLYLIPTAEVPVTNLFRDDLVQESDLPILCTGYTPCFRREAGSYGAHVRGLNRLHQFDKVEIVRIEKPENSYAALDGMVEHVKGILDELQLPYRVLRLCGGDMSFASALTYDFEVFSTAQDRWLEISSVSNFETFQANRLKLRYKDTNGKNQLAHTLNGSSLALPRVLAGILENYQTPEGIVIPEVLRKYTGFDMIN, encoded by the coding sequence ATGTTACAAGTACATTTTATTAGAGAAAACAAAGAAGAAGTTGTTAGCAGATTAGCCAAAAAGAATTTTGATGCTGTTACAATTGTCAATCTTGTGGTTGAATTAGACGAAAAAAGAAGAGCTACGCAAGTGGAATTAGACAATCTTTTAGCCGAATCTAATAAAATTTCCAAAGACATTGGTGAATTAATGAAAAATGGCGAAAAAGCAAAAGCCGAAATTTTAAAAGAAAAAACATCTCAAATCAAGGAAAAAACTAAAGAGCTAAATGATGTATTAAATGAAACATCTGGCTTACTTCAAGAAGAACTCTATAAACTTCCAAATTTGCCAGCTGACATTGTACCTGCTGGAAAAACGGCTGAAGATAATTTGAATGTTTTTCAAAAAGGAACAATTCCTGTGTTACACGAAGGTGCTTTACCGCATTGGGAGTTAGCAAAAAAATATGACATCATTGATTTTGAATTAGGTGTAAAAATTACAGGTGCAGGATTCCCAGTATATAAAGGCAAAGGTGCTAAATTACAACGTGCTTTGATTACCTATTTTTTAGACAAAAACACCGAAGCGGGTTACCAAGAATACCAAGTGCCTCACGTAGTAAACGAGGCGTCTGGATTTGGAACTGGGCAATTACCCGACAAAGAAGGACAAATGTATCATATTGGTGTAGACGACTTGTACTTGATTCCAACAGCTGAAGTTCCTGTTACCAATTTATTTAGAGATGATTTAGTGCAAGAAAGTGATTTACCAATTTTGTGTACGGGCTACACGCCTTGTTTTAGAAGAGAAGCAGGTTCATATGGCGCACACGTTAGAGGATTAAACAGATTACATCAATTTGACAAAGTAGAAATTGTACGCATTGAAAAACCTGAAAATTCGTATGCCGCCTTAGATGGTATGGTAGAACATGTGAAGGGTATCTTAGACGAATTACAATTGCCTTATAGAGTATTGCGTTTATGTGGTGGAGACATGAGTTTTGCTTCGGCATTAACTTACGATTTTGAAGTGTTTTCAACTGCTCAAGACAGATGGTTAGAAATTTCTTCAGTCTCTAACTTTGAGACATTTCAGGCTAATCGATTAAAATTAAGATATAAAGATACTAACGGTAAAAATCAATTAGCACATACTCTAAACGGAAGTTCTTTAGCTTTACCAAGAGTTTTAGCGGGTATTTTAGAAAATTATCAAACACCAGAAGGTATTGTAATTCCTGAAGTATTAAGAAAATACACGGGATTTGACATGATTAATTAA
- a CDS encoding cystathionine gamma-synthase: MKFNTKVIHGNQHHDPSTGAVMPPVYQTSTFVQKSPGQPIGDYEYSRAANPTRTALEDALASIENGTRGLAFSSGLAATDSVLKLLKPGDEVIAMDDLYGGTYRMFARIYQEFGIKFHFVDMNDLAKFESLINVNTKLVWVETPTNPLMKLADIAEIAKITKKHHLLFAVDNTFATPYLQKPLDLGADIVMHSATKYLGGHSDVIAGALIVKDADLGEKLHFAQFATGGTLGPMDSYLVLRGIKTLHLRVQRHCENGAKVAAYLAQHPKVARVFYPGLENHPYHEIAKKQMIGGFGGMVSFTFTSHAKADAISFLEKLKVFTLAESLGGVESLANHPALMTHASIPEDKRKEIGITDDLVRLSVGVEDIDDLLADLEQAFK; the protein is encoded by the coding sequence ATGAAATTTAACACCAAAGTAATTCACGGTAATCAACACCACGATCCTAGTACAGGTGCAGTAATGCCTCCCGTGTATCAAACTTCTACCTTTGTACAAAAAAGCCCTGGTCAGCCCATTGGCGATTATGAATATAGTCGTGCTGCTAATCCAACTCGTACAGCATTAGAAGACGCATTAGCGAGCATTGAAAACGGCACAAGAGGGTTAGCTTTTTCTTCTGGATTAGCAGCTACAGATAGTGTATTGAAATTATTAAAACCAGGTGATGAAGTCATTGCGATGGACGATTTATATGGTGGTACTTATCGTATGTTTGCGCGTATCTATCAAGAATTTGGTATAAAATTCCATTTTGTGGATATGAACGATTTAGCCAAATTTGAATCCTTGATAAACGTAAACACCAAACTTGTTTGGGTAGAAACCCCTACTAACCCGTTAATGAAATTAGCTGATATTGCTGAAATAGCAAAAATTACAAAAAAACACCACTTGTTATTTGCCGTTGACAATACATTTGCAACACCTTATTTACAAAAACCATTAGATTTAGGGGCAGACATTGTGATGCATTCAGCAACTAAATATTTAGGTGGTCACAGTGATGTTATTGCAGGTGCTTTAATTGTAAAAGACGCTGACTTAGGTGAAAAATTACATTTTGCACAATTTGCCACTGGAGGTACTTTAGGACCAATGGATAGTTATCTGGTTTTAAGAGGAATTAAAACCTTACATTTACGCGTTCAAAGACATTGTGAAAATGGTGCTAAAGTAGCCGCTTATTTAGCACAACACCCTAAAGTAGCTCGTGTATTTTACCCAGGCTTAGAAAATCATCCCTACCATGAAATTGCTAAAAAGCAAATGATTGGTGGTTTTGGCGGAATGGTATCTTTCACTTTTACATCGCACGCTAAAGCCGATGCTATTTCTTTTTTAGAAAAATTAAAGGTGTTCACCTTAGCTGAATCATTAGGTGGAGTAGAATCATTGGCCAATCATCCTGCATTAATGACACACGCTTCTATACCTGAAGACAAACGCAAAGAAATTGGAATCACCGATGATTTAGTGCGTTTAAGTGTGGGTGTTGAAGATATCGATGATTTACTAGCTGATTTAGAACAGGCTTTTAAATAA